A genomic region of Mesorhizobium sp. NZP2077 contains the following coding sequences:
- the lpxC gene encoding UDP-3-O-acyl-N-acetylglucosamine deacetylase, whose translation MGIVLHDYQTTVKARASLTGTGVHSGKEVSISFLPADADTGIVFQLFNGAEQGREFRALVAEVGATDLCTMLGDPAGEHIATVEHIMAALFGLGIDNVLIEIDGSEVPIFDGSAVAFVEAIDQAGIETLSVKRRYIRVIKPVRIENGASWAEFRPYDGTRFEVEIDFESPAIGRQLFASDLNADIFRRDIARARTFGFMKDVERLWAAGYALGSSLENSLVIGDDNRVINMGGLRYPNEFVRHKTLDAMGDLALAGARFIGCFRSYRGGHRMNAAALRRLLSDRTAFEIVETTRRERGRAAEMSAVNAPLYAPWMI comes from the coding sequence ATGGGGATTGTCTTGCACGACTATCAGACGACAGTGAAGGCGCGCGCGTCGCTTACGGGCACCGGCGTTCACAGCGGCAAAGAAGTTTCCATCAGTTTCCTGCCGGCGGATGCCGATACCGGCATAGTGTTTCAGCTTTTCAACGGAGCAGAGCAGGGCCGCGAGTTCCGCGCCTTGGTTGCCGAGGTCGGTGCCACCGATCTGTGCACCATGCTTGGCGATCCCGCGGGCGAGCACATCGCCACGGTCGAGCACATCATGGCCGCGCTGTTCGGGCTCGGCATCGACAATGTCCTTATCGAGATCGACGGTTCCGAAGTTCCGATCTTCGATGGCAGCGCCGTGGCATTCGTGGAGGCCATTGATCAGGCGGGCATCGAGACGCTGTCGGTCAAGCGCCGCTATATCAGGGTCATCAAGCCGGTCCGTATCGAGAATGGCGCCTCGTGGGCGGAGTTCAGGCCTTATGACGGCACCCGTTTCGAGGTCGAGATCGATTTCGAAAGCCCGGCAATCGGCCGTCAGCTGTTTGCGTCCGACCTCAATGCCGATATTTTCCGCCGCGACATCGCGCGGGCGCGCACCTTCGGTTTCATGAAGGATGTCGAGCGGCTCTGGGCCGCCGGCTATGCGCTGGGATCCTCGCTGGAAAATTCGCTTGTGATCGGTGACGACAACCGCGTCATCAACATGGGCGGCCTGCGTTATCCCAACGAATTCGTGCGCCACAAGACGCTGGACGCCATGGGCGATCTGGCGCTGGCCGGAGCCCGCTTCATCGGCTGCTTCCGCTCCTATCGCGGTGGCCACAGGATGAACGCCGCGGCGCTGCGGCGCCTGCTTTCGGACCGCACGGCCTTCGAGATCGTCGAGACGACACGCCGCGAGCGTGGCCGCGCAGCAGAGATGAGCGCCGTCAATGCGCCGCTCTACGCGCCCTGGATGATCTGA